One region of Arthrobacter sp. StoSoilB22 genomic DNA includes:
- a CDS encoding MarR family transcriptional regulator → MQNHESATEGSEHPVSLTLQGLFGLANETEREVARTLGLNLTDYRALTVLADSGPVTVGALAADLGATAATTTALVSRLESHGYVERMRSTEDRRQVHVNVTEAASSKVKDLMLPLLSAASRQLDALPQDRQEVVTEFLDAVLNLMQDHLQAISTEGVR, encoded by the coding sequence ATGCAAAACCATGAGAGTGCTACCGAAGGCTCGGAACATCCGGTTTCCCTGACCTTGCAGGGCCTTTTCGGCCTCGCGAACGAGACGGAACGTGAGGTAGCCCGGACTCTGGGCCTCAACCTCACCGACTACAGGGCGCTGACCGTCCTTGCTGACTCCGGACCCGTCACCGTTGGAGCACTTGCCGCGGACCTAGGTGCGACAGCGGCCACCACCACAGCGCTGGTCAGCCGCTTGGAATCGCATGGTTACGTTGAACGCATGCGCAGTACCGAGGACCGGCGCCAAGTGCACGTGAACGTTACAGAGGCGGCATCCAGCAAGGTCAAGGATCTGATGCTGCCATTGCTGTCCGCTGCCAGCCGGCAACTGGACGCATTGCCCCAGGACCGCCAGGAAGTCGTCACGGAATTCCTGGACGCCGTCTTGAACCTCATGCAGGATCACTTGCAAGCGATATCAACAGAGGGTGTCCGATGA
- a CDS encoding DUF1295 domain-containing protein — MKDSDRKGLIALPVVVLLGALVAWAGSQHGQVLAGIPLFAAAVAAAFIIQWIVFIPSFKAQTEKFFDLTGSLTYVAITVFLVLATPGIDARSLLLAAMVTAWALRLGTFLSRRIHKAGKDDRFDEIKPSFIRFLNVWTMQGLWVVFTAAAAWVAITSTNRVAVDWLAIVGLLVWAAGFAIEIVADLQKSRFKANPANKGKFISTGLWSKSRHPNYFGEILLWIGVAIVTIPVLQGWQWVAMISPVFVALLLTRVSGIPLLEKKADKTWGGEAGYEAYKKNTPVLIPKLG; from the coding sequence GTGAAGGATTCAGACAGGAAGGGCCTCATTGCCCTTCCGGTGGTAGTGCTGCTGGGGGCACTGGTCGCTTGGGCAGGAAGCCAGCATGGGCAAGTCTTGGCAGGCATTCCACTCTTTGCGGCAGCAGTCGCCGCCGCCTTCATCATTCAATGGATCGTCTTCATCCCGTCCTTCAAAGCCCAGACGGAAAAATTCTTCGACCTCACCGGTTCGCTGACCTACGTAGCCATCACAGTGTTTTTGGTGCTTGCCACACCCGGAATTGACGCCCGCTCGCTGCTCCTCGCGGCCATGGTGACCGCTTGGGCACTCCGCCTGGGCACCTTCCTGTCGCGGCGGATCCACAAAGCAGGCAAGGACGATCGATTCGACGAGATCAAGCCCTCGTTCATCCGCTTTCTGAACGTCTGGACCATGCAGGGACTCTGGGTGGTCTTCACGGCAGCAGCCGCCTGGGTGGCCATCACAAGCACCAACCGGGTGGCCGTGGACTGGCTGGCCATCGTGGGGCTCTTAGTGTGGGCAGCCGGGTTCGCCATCGAAATTGTGGCCGACCTGCAAAAGAGCCGGTTCAAGGCCAACCCCGCCAACAAGGGCAAGTTCATATCCACTGGGCTGTGGTCCAAGTCCAGGCACCCGAACTACTTTGGCGAAATCCTGCTCTGGATTGGCGTTGCGATCGTCACCATCCCCGTACTCCAAGGCTGGCAGTGGGTTGCCATGATCTCACCGGTCTTCGTGGCCCTCCTCCTCACCAGGGTCAGTGGCATCCCCCTGCTGGAGAAGAAGGCGGACAAGACCTGGGGCGGCGAAGCGGGGTACGAGGCTTACAAGAAGAACACACCGGTGTTGATCCCCAAGCTCGGCTAG
- a CDS encoding amino acid permease: protein MPQSTPTDLQSPKASSAASDSNLSAEGYQKTLSRRHVTMIAMGGAIGVGLFMGAGGRLASTGPALIFSYAIAGVIAYLLMRALGELIMYRQTSGSFVSYAGEMFGKKGAFLSGWMYFINWAMTGIAELIAIGLYFQFFFPNVPIELSAIAALVLLVAVNLFSVKAFGEFEFWASCLKVAAIVIFLAVGTFMVVTNAKVGDGNASVANLFHEDGGMFPKGGLVMILVLNAVIFAYNAIELVGITAGEMENPEREVPKAIRAVVIRIVVFYVGSVTLLAMLLPSDQYVAGTSPFVTVFGQMGLGWMGDVMNMIVITAALSSCNSGLYSIGRIFRTMANNGHAPQWLTKMSTRHVPYAAILAIGGVYLVGILLNIWLGGSHAFDLALNTASIGVIFTWGSIFASQIALRKKRGNVSSLPMPGSPWTSWLGLIALLAITVLIGFDSMTDKETGEVFLLGLWTLATIPFFALVLWLGWQKVKNNEPKSELFS, encoded by the coding sequence GCCTCGGACTCCAACCTCAGCGCCGAGGGATATCAGAAGACCCTGAGCCGCCGTCACGTCACCATGATCGCCATGGGTGGCGCTATTGGCGTCGGCCTCTTCATGGGCGCCGGTGGCCGCCTGGCCTCCACCGGCCCGGCCCTGATCTTCTCCTACGCCATTGCCGGCGTCATCGCATACCTGCTGATGCGCGCCCTCGGCGAACTCATCATGTACCGCCAGACCTCCGGCTCGTTCGTAAGCTACGCCGGCGAAATGTTCGGCAAGAAGGGCGCCTTCCTTTCCGGCTGGATGTACTTCATCAACTGGGCCATGACAGGCATTGCTGAGCTGATCGCGATCGGCCTGTACTTCCAGTTCTTCTTCCCCAACGTGCCCATTGAACTGTCCGCCATTGCCGCATTGGTGCTGCTGGTGGCCGTGAACCTGTTCAGCGTCAAGGCGTTCGGCGAATTCGAATTCTGGGCATCCTGCCTCAAGGTCGCGGCAATCGTGATCTTCCTGGCTGTTGGCACATTCATGGTGGTCACCAACGCCAAGGTGGGCGACGGAAACGCGTCTGTGGCCAACCTCTTCCACGAAGACGGTGGCATGTTCCCCAAGGGCGGCCTGGTGATGATCCTGGTCCTCAACGCCGTGATCTTCGCTTACAACGCCATCGAGCTCGTCGGCATTACTGCTGGTGAGATGGAAAACCCGGAACGCGAAGTTCCCAAGGCGATCCGCGCCGTCGTGATCCGTATTGTGGTCTTCTACGTCGGTTCGGTGACGCTGCTGGCTATGCTGCTGCCGTCCGACCAGTACGTGGCAGGCACCTCGCCGTTCGTTACCGTGTTCGGCCAGATGGGCCTCGGCTGGATGGGTGACGTCATGAACATGATCGTCATCACCGCCGCGCTGTCCTCCTGCAACTCGGGCCTGTACTCGATCGGCCGCATCTTCCGCACCATGGCCAACAACGGCCACGCTCCGCAATGGCTCACCAAGATGTCCACACGCCACGTGCCGTACGCGGCCATCCTGGCCATCGGTGGCGTGTACCTGGTGGGAATTCTCCTCAACATCTGGCTGGGCGGCTCGCATGCGTTCGACCTCGCACTGAACACCGCGTCCATCGGCGTGATCTTCACCTGGGGCTCCATCTTCGCGAGCCAGATTGCCCTGCGAAAGAAGCGCGGCAACGTCTCCAGCCTGCCGATGCCCGGTTCGCCGTGGACCAGCTGGCTCGGCCTCATTGCGCTGCTGGCCATCACCGTGCTGATTGGTTTCGATTCCATGACGGACAAGGAAACCGGCGAGGTCTTCCTGCTGGGCCTGTGGACCCTTGCCACGATCCCGTTCTTCGCATTGGTGCTGTGGCTCGGGTGGCAGAAGGTCAAGAACAACGAGCCCAAGAGCGAGTTGTTCAGCTAA